GGTGTATCGTATTCAACAGGCCAGCCAGTTATGCAGACCCTGATGCGTGCGCTGCCTGCTACGGCTGAACTGACGATAGGCGCACTGCTGGTCATGCTCGTCATAGCGATCCCGCTCGGCTCGCTGTCAGCGCTCCATCGTGGCAGTTGGATTGACCGCGGCAGCCGGATGCTCTCCATTGTGGGTGCGGCGGTGCCAAGCTTCTGGCTGGGTCTAATCCTGATCGATATGTTCGGCGTACGCTTTGGCAATCTGCCGACCATGGGCCGGGATGGATTCATCTCACTTATTCTGCCATCTCTGACGCTGGGACTTGCCATCTCCAGCGTTTATGTGCGTCTTTTGCGTTCCAGCCTGCTAGATTCACTAAGTCAGGAGTTCGTTCGGTCCGCCAGGGCAAGAGGGATATCTGAAGGCCGGATCTTCATGCTTCATGCGTTCCGGCACAGTCTGCCGCCTGTCATTACGGTATTCGGCGTGAGTCTTGGCAGCCTGATTGGCGGAGTTGTCGTGATTGAAGTGTTGTTCGCCTATCCGGGTATTGGCAAGCTTGTCGTCGACGCCATCCGCCAGCGTGATTATCCACTGATCCAGGGTTACATCCTGATCATGGCTATCGTGGTATTCCTCGTGAATACGGCGGTTGATCTATCTTATCGTTATTTGAATCCTGAAATGAAACTCAAGGAAAAGGAGGCCCACCGATGAAAACCATGCCCCTGCCCATTTCAACGACAAAATCTAAAAAACATAGCTGGCAGGCGATCGTTGGTTTGCTATTTGCACTTCTAGTCATCGCGGCCTCCTTGTATGCCTTTTTAGTTCTGAAACATGATCATACCTTAACCGATCTGCGCGGACGATTGCAGGGCGCAAGTGCTCTCCACCCGTTTGGTACGGACCATCTGGGCCGCGATGTACTGACACGTCTGCTGCTTGGCGGCGGCCAAACACTGGGGTATAGCTTGCTGGCACTCGGTGCTGCATTGCTGATCGGTATTCCATTTGGTTTGATCGCGGGTTACAAACGTGGCTGGGTCGATAAGTTGTTCATGCGGATTGCTGATGCCTTTCTTGCTTTCCCTGATACCATCGTAGCGATTGTGCTAAGTGGCCTGCTTGGCGCGGGAATCGGTAATCTGGTATTGGCGATCGTGATTGTGAAGTGGGTCAGCTATGCGCGTCTTGTTCGAAGTACGGTTTTATCGGAGTCACAAAAGGATTACATTCGCATCGCCCGGACCAACGGACTGTCGGACGGTCGAATCATGAGAAAACATCTGCTTCCGCATATCGCAGGCCATGTGCTCGTGTTAGCCAGTCTTGATCTGGGCAAAATTATCCTGCTCATCTCTTCCTTGTCCTACATCGGGCTTGGCGCACAGCCGCCAACACCTGAATGGGGTGCGATGCTGAACGACTCGCGGCCTTACTTCCAGTCTCGGCCAGAGCTGATGATCTATCCGGGCCTTGCCATTGTCTCGGTAGTCCTGCTTGCCAACATGCTGGGCGACTATCTAAGAGACCGGTTTGACGTGAAGAAGGAGGTGCAACCATGATTCTCTCCATTGAGGAACTGAGCATCTCCAGTCGGGATCGGACTATTGTAGATCAAGTCTCTCTGGCTGTTCGCGAAGGTGAGTTCATGGCAT
The nucleotide sequence above comes from Paenibacillus sp. W2I17. Encoded proteins:
- the nikC gene encoding nickel transporter permease codes for the protein MKTMPLPISTTKSKKHSWQAIVGLLFALLVIAASLYAFLVLKHDHTLTDLRGRLQGASALHPFGTDHLGRDVLTRLLLGGGQTLGYSLLALGAALLIGIPFGLIAGYKRGWVDKLFMRIADAFLAFPDTIVAIVLSGLLGAGIGNLVLAIVIVKWVSYARLVRSTVLSESQKDYIRIARTNGLSDGRIMRKHLLPHIAGHVLVLASLDLGKIILLISSLSYIGLGAQPPTPEWGAMLNDSRPYFQSRPELMIYPGLAIVSVVLLANMLGDYLRDRFDVKKEVQP
- the nikB gene encoding nickel ABC transporter permease, which produces MFRILLRKFLEVFIFLLFIMFVSFLFIRLAPGDPVLTILNVDELSVSQEQVEAVREEMGFNDSLPVQFGNWLLDFVRLDFGVSYSTGQPVMQTLMRALPATAELTIGALLVMLVIAIPLGSLSALHRGSWIDRGSRMLSIVGAAVPSFWLGLILIDMFGVRFGNLPTMGRDGFISLILPSLTLGLAISSVYVRLLRSSLLDSLSQEFVRSARARGISEGRIFMLHAFRHSLPPVITVFGVSLGSLIGGVVVIEVLFAYPGIGKLVVDAIRQRDYPLIQGYILIMAIVVFLVNTAVDLSYRYLNPEMKLKEKEAHR